One window of the Niallia circulans genome contains the following:
- the tyrS gene encoding tyrosine--tRNA ligase — protein sequence MNLLEDLQWRGIIYQQTDEAGLKEQLEKGMTSLYCGVDPTADSMHIGHLLPFLTLRRFQNAGHRPIVLVGGATGLIGDPSGKSEERKLQTLDVIGYNVKCLQGQLERIFDFDGTKGAIMVNNYDWAGKMDIVTFLRDYGKHIGINYMLAKDTIANRLETGISFTEFTYTILQALDFLHLYEHHDCKLQIGGSDQWGNITTGLELIRKNMPEGAKAYGLTIPLVTKADGTKFGKTESGAVWLDPEKTTPYEFYQFWINTADADVIKYLKFFTFLSKEEIEELEKSVQEEAHLRKAQKTLAEEMTKLIHGESALEQAQKITAALFSGDIKNLTAEEIKQGFKDVPTYEHTEGEALLVDLLVAAGIVSSKRQAREDITNGAVYINGERKQELDYALTEEDRIEGQFTVIRRGKKKYYLIKF from the coding sequence ATGAATTTACTAGAAGATCTTCAATGGAGAGGTATTATTTACCAACAGACAGATGAAGCAGGATTGAAAGAACAATTGGAAAAAGGAATGACTAGTTTATATTGTGGCGTTGACCCTACTGCTGATAGCATGCATATTGGACATCTATTACCGTTTTTAACATTAAGACGTTTTCAAAACGCTGGACATCGCCCAATTGTGTTAGTAGGTGGGGCAACAGGTTTAATTGGGGATCCAAGTGGAAAAAGCGAAGAAAGAAAGCTACAAACATTAGATGTTATTGGCTATAATGTAAAATGCTTACAAGGACAATTGGAAAGAATCTTTGACTTTGATGGAACAAAAGGTGCAATTATGGTGAATAACTATGATTGGGCAGGGAAAATGGATATTGTTACATTCTTACGTGATTATGGAAAACACATTGGAATTAATTATATGTTAGCAAAAGATACCATTGCTAATCGTTTAGAAACAGGGATATCTTTTACTGAATTTACGTATACAATTTTACAAGCATTAGACTTTTTACATTTATATGAACATCATGATTGTAAATTGCAAATTGGCGGAAGTGACCAGTGGGGGAATATTACAACAGGGTTAGAATTAATTAGAAAGAACATGCCAGAAGGGGCTAAGGCGTATGGTTTAACCATTCCACTTGTGACAAAGGCAGATGGTACGAAGTTTGGTAAAACGGAAAGTGGTGCTGTTTGGTTAGATCCTGAAAAAACAACTCCTTATGAATTTTATCAATTTTGGATTAACACAGCAGATGCTGATGTGATTAAGTATTTGAAATTCTTTACTTTCCTTTCTAAAGAAGAAATTGAGGAATTAGAAAAGTCTGTACAAGAAGAGGCTCATCTCCGTAAAGCTCAAAAAACATTAGCGGAAGAGATGACGAAATTAATTCATGGAGAATCTGCCCTAGAACAGGCACAAAAAATAACGGCAGCGCTCTTTAGTGGAGATATAAAAAATTTAACGGCAGAAGAAATCAAACAAGGTTTTAAAGATGTGCCAACATATGAACATACAGAAGGAGAAGCTCTGCTTGTTGATTTATTAGTGGCTGCTGGTATTGTATCCTCGAAAAGACAAGCGCGCGAAGATATAACAAATGGTGCTGTCTATATTAATGGAGAGCGCAAACAGGAACTAGATTATGCACTTACTGAAGAAGATCGAATTGAAGGACAGTTTACCGTAATCCGTCGAGGCAAGAAAAAATATTATTTAATTAAGTTTTAA